Proteins encoded within one genomic window of Methanosarcina barkeri str. Wiesmoor:
- a CDS encoding 4Fe-4S binding protein: MQEDMRLSVFAEKKDKQLIYSPEKCIGCGTCVQACPKGNLAIGAVGAITRGLVDADFLEMKEREACLVCGICAKACPTGALEMKQEGKTITDKSYLFRAMKPTSVNESCVHCGLCEDICPQGCIEVTRDISADGKLKLVGKTNIDTECCVHCGWCAAVCPVNAISVEKPFEGHWARDEDVCQTCHTCVEVCPANAIFNKKAKPGERVEKITHRPDACIYCGACAVACPVDAIDVRKTAILPDMEKKGVLEKKLLEKPAPETMLRTCLETDEAACLGCGNCVIVCPVNALSDCELAAGHLNNMDEKALLGVKNGRIKVIDQDRCGADGACAMICPVDAIRLVKREVK, from the coding sequence ATGCAAGAAGATATGCGATTGTCTGTCTTTGCTGAAAAAAAAGACAAGCAGCTGATCTATTCCCCCGAAAAATGTATTGGCTGCGGGACCTGTGTGCAGGCATGCCCGAAAGGTAACCTGGCCATAGGGGCTGTTGGAGCTATAACAAGAGGGTTAGTAGATGCGGATTTCCTGGAAATGAAAGAACGTGAAGCCTGCCTTGTCTGTGGAATTTGTGCGAAAGCTTGTCCCACAGGTGCTCTTGAAATGAAGCAGGAAGGAAAAACCATCACTGACAAGTCTTATCTTTTCAGGGCTATGAAACCGACGTCAGTAAACGAAAGCTGCGTCCACTGTGGGCTTTGTGAGGATATCTGTCCTCAAGGCTGTATTGAAGTAACACGGGATATTTCAGCGGATGGTAAACTGAAGCTGGTTGGAAAGACCAATATTGATACTGAATGCTGTGTCCACTGCGGCTGGTGTGCAGCAGTCTGTCCGGTAAATGCTATTTCTGTAGAAAAGCCATTCGAAGGACACTGGGCCAGGGATGAAGATGTCTGCCAGACCTGCCATACCTGTGTGGAAGTATGTCCTGCAAATGCTATTTTCAATAAAAAAGCCAAACCTGGAGAAAGAGTCGAAAAGATCACTCACCGTCCAGATGCCTGCATTTACTGTGGGGCCTGTGCGGTTGCCTGCCCTGTTGACGCCATAGATGTAAGAAAAACTGCAATTCTCCCGGACATGGAGAAAAAGGGCGTTCTTGAGAAGAAGCTGCTTGAAAAACCTGCTCCAGAGACTATGCTCCGTACCTGCCTGGAAACTGATGAAGCTGCATGCTTGGGCTGCGGAAACTGTGTAATTGTCTGCCCGGTGAATGCCCTTTCTGACTGTGAACTTGCAGCCGGACACCTGAACAACATGGACGAAAAAGCTCTTCTAGGGGTTAAAAACGGAAGAATTAAAGTCATAGATCAGGACCGCTGTGGAGCAGATGGAGCCTGCGCCATGATCTGCCCTGTTGATGCGATCAGGCTTGTAAAAAGAGAGGTGAAATAA
- a CDS encoding FmdE family protein: MHKNSDEEKHQMETILKQVKDPELLSQIKKVVPFHGFLTSGALIGIQMLNIARRELDVREGERIYVTCETKSCMPDPFQILAGATIGNNGLKIMNFGKMAVTVNKQAPEGANSIKGIRIILDPEKTKDYPKLHAWFLNTEKLPHVEVLPILLAAGDKVYSWKFVDIDVPVRRKKRIQCCKNCGEMFIQHDNELLCGGCTE, translated from the coding sequence TTGCATAAAAATTCAGATGAAGAAAAACACCAGATGGAAACGATTCTGAAGCAGGTAAAGGATCCCGAACTACTTTCACAAATCAAAAAAGTAGTCCCCTTTCATGGCTTCCTGACCTCTGGGGCATTAATCGGTATCCAGATGCTCAATATCGCAAGACGGGAGCTTGATGTCCGGGAAGGGGAACGCATATACGTGACATGCGAAACAAAAAGCTGCATGCCTGACCCATTCCAGATCCTTGCTGGAGCTACCATCGGAAACAATGGGTTAAAAATCATGAACTTTGGAAAGATGGCGGTCACAGTAAATAAACAGGCGCCTGAGGGAGCTAACAGCATAAAAGGGATCCGAATTATTCTCGACCCTGAAAAAACGAAGGATTATCCCAAACTCCACGCCTGGTTCCTGAACACTGAAAAGCTTCCTCATGTGGAGGTTTTACCAATCCTCCTGGCTGCAGGAGATAAAGTGTATTCCTGGAAATTTGTGGACATCGATGTTCCGGTTCGAAGGAAGAAGAGGATACAGTGCTGTAAAAATTGCGGTGAAATGTTTATTCAACATGACAACGAGCTGTTGTGCGGCGGTTGCACAGAATAA
- a CDS encoding iron ABC transporter substrate-binding protein: MNRKIYSIVLLLLLLPVVMLCGCVENTDQQAVLNSSTELQNSSTVQITDMLGRQLTVPAEISSTIGTSSPSAILVYMLAPDKLAGWNSKQNFTQPFMDENYSNLPVIGNWLGSKTGNYETVIDMHPDIFIESTATNGKTNEAIERRQENLGSIPVVAINDSILFVTQSDPTIEYVGKLLNCESQAKKLIEFRSSILNEINSTVKDIPEDQKVRVYYAEGPKGLMTDPSGSQHSQVIDICGGINVADCPLTSGSGMTQVSIEQVMNWNPEVIITSNPQFYSTVYSDSLWASMDAVKNKKVYLAPQNPFCWIDRPQGPHLILGTAWTAKMLYPDRFANMDLSKLTREFYSEFFHYDLKDEELNTLLNPATKT; this comes from the coding sequence ATGAATCGAAAAATATATAGTATAGTGCTTCTCCTCCTCCTGCTTCCAGTTGTTATGCTCTGTGGATGTGTAGAAAATACGGATCAACAGGCTGTACTAAACTCAAGCACTGAGCTTCAGAATTCAAGTACCGTGCAAATCACCGACATGCTGGGAAGGCAGTTAACTGTGCCTGCGGAAATATCCTCGACTATAGGTACTTCTTCACCTTCCGCCATCCTTGTGTATATGCTTGCACCGGATAAACTTGCAGGCTGGAACTCCAAACAAAATTTCACCCAACCCTTCATGGATGAAAATTACTCAAATCTACCTGTAATAGGAAACTGGTTAGGAAGCAAGACCGGAAATTATGAAACTGTAATTGATATGCATCCTGACATTTTTATTGAAAGCACAGCCACAAATGGAAAAACTAATGAAGCTATAGAACGCAGGCAGGAAAATCTTGGCAGCATTCCGGTAGTGGCTATTAATGATTCTATTCTTTTTGTGACACAATCCGATCCTACTATTGAATATGTGGGCAAACTGCTTAACTGTGAATCCCAGGCAAAAAAACTGATTGAATTCCGCAGTTCTATTCTTAATGAAATCAACAGTACTGTAAAAGACATTCCTGAAGACCAGAAAGTACGTGTTTATTATGCCGAAGGCCCAAAAGGGCTAATGACCGATCCTTCAGGCTCGCAACATTCTCAGGTAATTGATATCTGTGGAGGTATCAACGTTGCCGACTGTCCCCTCACGTCCGGAAGCGGCATGACTCAGGTCTCAATCGAGCAGGTTATGAATTGGAACCCTGAGGTAATTATCACGTCAAATCCACAGTTCTATTCGACAGTTTACTCTGATTCTCTCTGGGCAAGTATGGATGCTGTGAAAAATAAGAAAGTATACCTTGCTCCTCAGAATCCTTTCTGCTGGATTGACAGACCGCAGGGCCCTCACCTTATTCTAGGAACTGCCTGGACTGCAAAAATGCTGTATCCAGACCGTTTTGCAAATATGGACCTCTCCAAGCTGACACGTGAGTTCTACTCGGAGTTCTTCCACTACGACCTTAAGGATGAAGAACTTAACACGCTCCTTAACCCTGCAACTAAAACCTGA
- a CDS encoding class I SAM-dependent methyltransferase — MSSSEIQTKNSEVQVKEMVAHKWDLASETFDTHAGHGIQTQKERDAWKRAFLKVFPGKSLKILDVGCGTGELSLLFAEMGHEVAGIDISGQMLKIAKAKAEALGADITFREGDAENPPFDTSSYDIVFSRHLLWTLPNPKVAVENWNRILRKNGKVVIVDGVWDSGTLGSRARKNAGALLTLLLERKDPRKGHSDYSDELKAQLPHFGGAPLEKVNEYLSNSGFGNIQIFDLKEVRDAQKEKMPLGERVVRSYQYYLICGRK; from the coding sequence ATGTCTTCTTCAGAAATCCAGACCAAAAATTCAGAAGTCCAGGTTAAAGAGATGGTAGCCCATAAATGGGACCTTGCATCCGAAACTTTTGATACTCATGCAGGACACGGGATCCAGACTCAAAAAGAAAGAGACGCCTGGAAGCGGGCTTTCTTGAAAGTTTTCCCGGGAAAAAGTTTGAAAATTCTCGACGTTGGCTGCGGGACAGGAGAATTAAGCTTACTGTTTGCTGAGATGGGGCATGAGGTTGCAGGAATCGACATTTCCGGACAAATGCTGAAAATAGCAAAAGCAAAGGCTGAAGCCCTCGGAGCGGACATAACCTTTAGGGAAGGAGACGCAGAAAACCCTCCTTTTGATACATCTTCTTATGACATTGTGTTTAGCCGTCATCTTCTCTGGACGCTCCCTAATCCGAAAGTAGCCGTAGAGAACTGGAACAGAATTCTGCGGAAAAATGGGAAAGTCGTGATTGTTGATGGAGTCTGGGACAGCGGCACCCTGGGATCCAGGGCTCGCAAAAATGCCGGTGCTCTTTTGACCCTGCTTCTTGAAAGAAAAGATCCCCGAAAAGGACACTCTGACTATTCTGATGAACTCAAAGCCCAGCTCCCGCATTTTGGAGGAGCTCCGCTTGAAAAAGTAAATGAGTACCTTTCAAATTCAGGCTTTGGAAATATCCAGATTTTTGACCTGAAAGAAGTAAGAGATGCTCAGAAAGAGAAGATGCCGTTAGGTGAACGGGTTGTACGCAGTTATCAGTACTACCTCATCTGCGGCCGAAAATGA
- a CDS encoding ABC transporter substrate-binding protein — MKNKNFPLIILLIILLTCAILTTSGCSSTEESGAKDAVSGMEVNSGSDDASQIEGGSENNTLVLGEMWNIESIDPINGDGTLVCEKAAITETLVGANDDFSLKPGLATSWEQLDENTWEFKLRNNVTFHDGSKMTAEDVNFTLEKVISENAKVASMLKIDSIEIVDNYTLKIKTKEINPILPGVLHYPDTAIISPSSYNENGEFVKPVGTGPYKLESFDEQTRVLTVVKNDNWWGGEVGLDKMILKGIPDPNTRAMAIENGEVDFTVDVPYSETDRIDAIDGINVEKYKTPRVYKLDLNLKHEPLEDVRVRQAMSYAIDRSDIAENVLYNVGEAAAGPFLPTMVWANKSLKPYSQDLEKADELLTAAGWVDTDGDGIRDKDGQPLKFNLMTYSARPGLPPMAEAMAAQLREAGIGIETEVLEMGSIDDRRESGDWDLYLAAYNIAMVPDPEYILTNWYMTNGTDNNAGYSNPKVDSLITEARKITNMSERYKKFNEVEAIAYDEQPMIIVAYYGCAIVKKDYVKGYVFDPTAHDYRINADMHIEK; from the coding sequence ATGAAAAATAAAAACTTCCCCTTGATTATATTGTTAATTATCCTGCTGACCTGCGCTATCCTGACGACTTCCGGGTGCAGCAGTACAGAAGAAAGTGGAGCAAAAGACGCAGTCTCCGGGATGGAGGTTAACTCAGGATCAGATGATGCTTCCCAGATAGAAGGAGGCTCTGAAAATAATACACTTGTACTTGGTGAAATGTGGAATATCGAATCGATTGACCCAATTAATGGGGATGGCACCCTTGTCTGCGAGAAAGCTGCAATAACCGAAACTCTTGTTGGTGCCAATGACGATTTCTCGCTCAAACCTGGGCTTGCAACTTCCTGGGAACAGCTTGATGAAAATACCTGGGAATTTAAGCTGAGAAATAATGTTACCTTCCATGACGGAAGCAAAATGACTGCAGAAGACGTAAATTTCACTCTGGAAAAAGTCATCTCGGAAAACGCGAAAGTTGCTTCCATGCTAAAAATAGATTCGATAGAAATAGTTGACAACTATACTCTTAAAATCAAAACCAAAGAAATAAACCCTATCCTTCCTGGAGTTCTCCATTATCCTGATACTGCTATAATAAGTCCCTCTTCTTATAATGAAAATGGAGAGTTTGTAAAACCTGTAGGAACGGGTCCATATAAATTAGAATCATTTGACGAACAGACCAGAGTTCTGACAGTTGTAAAGAACGATAACTGGTGGGGAGGAGAAGTAGGGCTTGATAAAATGATCCTTAAGGGAATACCAGACCCCAACACGAGAGCAATGGCGATCGAAAATGGAGAAGTTGACTTTACCGTCGATGTACCCTATAGTGAAACTGACAGGATTGACGCTATAGACGGCATTAACGTAGAGAAATACAAAACCCCAAGAGTCTACAAACTTGACCTGAACCTGAAACATGAACCCCTTGAAGATGTTAGAGTAAGGCAGGCTATGTCCTATGCCATTGACAGGTCTGACATCGCAGAAAATGTACTGTACAATGTAGGAGAAGCTGCTGCAGGTCCTTTCCTGCCCACAATGGTCTGGGCAAATAAGAGCCTGAAACCCTACAGCCAGGACCTTGAGAAAGCTGATGAGCTCCTTACAGCTGCTGGCTGGGTGGATACTGACGGAGACGGCATCAGGGATAAGGATGGACAACCTCTCAAGTTCAACCTGATGACCTATTCGGCAAGGCCTGGACTTCCTCCAATGGCTGAAGCTATGGCTGCCCAGTTAAGGGAGGCAGGCATAGGCATAGAGACAGAAGTTCTGGAAATGGGGTCAATCGATGACAGAAGGGAAAGCGGAGACTGGGACCTCTACCTTGCAGCTTACAATATTGCGATGGTTCCGGACCCAGAATATATTCTCACAAACTGGTACATGACAAACGGGACTGACAATAACGCAGGATATTCCAATCCTAAAGTAGACTCCCTAATAACAGAAGCCAGAAAAATCACGAACATGAGTGAACGCTATAAAAAGTTCAATGAGGTAGAAGCTATCGCTTATGATGAACAGCCCATGATCATAGTGGCTTACTACGGCTGTGCAATCGTAAAGAAAGACTATGTAAAAGGATACGTCTTCGATCCGACAGCTCATGACTACCGTATAAACGCAGATATGCATATCGAGAAGTAA
- a CDS encoding ABC transporter permease, with protein MKYLLKRAGFMVLTLFAVCALTFFLMNIIPGGTAELILKHTLVGLEDSVTEEQLSQISGRYNLDAPLYLQFFSWIKEALLRGDIGTSYVFKKPVLYLLALRLPATIQLAGLSMVIAILAGVSLGIYSALRENKISDHILRIVTLFGVSMPGFWVALLLILIFSLKLKLVPVTGYGSLENLLLPAAALSLHSVAAVMRVTRTSMLETLGQEYIRFAKAKGLPLWKIVSRHALKNTMLPVITVIGFQMGSLLGGSVVIEKIFAWPGIGSLLVDSISARDLPVVQGCVLAIVTMFLLVHFFVDMLYTHLDPRIRYG; from the coding sequence ATGAAATATTTACTAAAAAGGGCAGGCTTCATGGTTCTTACACTTTTTGCGGTTTGTGCCCTGACCTTTTTCCTTATGAACATTATTCCAGGAGGTACGGCTGAGTTGATTCTAAAGCATACTCTCGTGGGCCTGGAAGATAGCGTTACCGAAGAACAGCTTAGCCAGATTTCAGGTAGATATAACCTGGATGCCCCTCTTTACCTGCAGTTTTTCAGTTGGATTAAAGAAGCGTTATTAAGAGGGGACATCGGAACCTCCTATGTTTTCAAAAAGCCAGTCCTTTATCTTCTGGCTTTACGCCTTCCAGCAACTATCCAGCTTGCAGGGTTGAGTATGGTAATTGCAATACTTGCTGGAGTAAGCCTGGGAATTTACTCAGCCCTAAGGGAAAACAAGATTTCGGATCACATTCTTAGGATTGTGACTCTCTTTGGAGTTTCAATGCCCGGTTTCTGGGTAGCCCTGCTTCTTATTCTGATATTTTCCCTTAAGCTGAAACTCGTGCCTGTGACAGGTTACGGGAGCCTGGAAAATCTGCTTTTGCCAGCTGCAGCCCTTTCTCTTCATTCCGTTGCTGCGGTTATGAGAGTTACGAGGACAAGCATGCTTGAGACCCTGGGACAGGAGTATATCAGGTTTGCAAAAGCCAAAGGGCTTCCTTTATGGAAAATCGTAAGCAGGCATGCCCTTAAAAATACCATGCTTCCTGTAATCACAGTTATTGGTTTTCAGATGGGAAGCTTGCTTGGAGGATCGGTTGTGATTGAAAAGATCTTTGCCTGGCCAGGGATCGGAAGCCTGCTTGTGGACTCTATTTCTGCCAGGGATTTGCCTGTGGTCCAGGGCTGTGTACTTGCGATCGTTACGATGTTTCTCCTTGTGCATTTCTTTGTGGATATGCTCTATACCCATCTGGACCCACGGATTAGGTACGGCTGA
- a CDS encoding ABC transporter permease: protein MDSVFANKLRKKRVSLPKAYGSQFTKRVFQRKDMLFALSSLLLFAGLAIFAPLLSPYDPNAIDLKNKNLSPSEEHILGTDYLGRDILSRILIGARTSLSIASGVVLISLFLGTAAGCAAGYYGGFVDESISRVIDIFLSFPGIIFALTIMGALGTGVFNLMLALSIANWAKYARMMRGQVLSIKKQEFVLSAITGGAGDFYIIRKHIVPNAIATILVLATIDFGHVILSIATLSFLGIGLPADVPEWGAMLSSGKEFMRTAPYQTIFPGLAITFIVIIFSILGDGMRDILDPNHEGGEID from the coding sequence ATGGACAGTGTATTTGCTAACAAATTAAGAAAAAAGAGAGTTTCACTTCCGAAAGCTTACGGAAGTCAATTTACAAAAAGAGTTTTTCAAAGAAAAGATATGCTTTTTGCACTTTCATCCCTTTTGCTTTTTGCTGGGCTTGCCATTTTTGCTCCCCTGCTTTCCCCTTACGACCCCAATGCAATTGACCTGAAGAACAAGAATCTGAGTCCTTCAGAAGAGCACATCCTGGGTACCGATTACCTCGGAAGGGATATCCTGAGCCGAATCCTTATAGGAGCCCGGACTTCCCTTTCAATTGCTTCAGGAGTAGTGCTGATTTCCCTGTTCCTGGGAACTGCTGCGGGATGTGCAGCAGGCTATTATGGAGGCTTTGTGGATGAAAGCATCTCCAGAGTTATAGATATCTTCCTTTCTTTTCCAGGGATCATCTTTGCTCTCACTATTATGGGGGCACTCGGGACCGGAGTTTTCAACCTGATGCTTGCTCTCTCTATAGCCAACTGGGCAAAGTACGCCAGGATGATGCGGGGGCAGGTCCTTTCTATCAAAAAACAGGAGTTTGTCCTTTCCGCGATAACGGGCGGAGCCGGAGATTTTTATATAATCCGCAAGCATATTGTACCCAATGCCATAGCCACTATCCTCGTGCTGGCCACAATAGATTTCGGGCACGTAATTCTCTCTATTGCTACATTAAGTTTTCTTGGAATAGGGCTGCCTGCCGATGTGCCTGAATGGGGGGCAATGCTTTCCTCAGGAAAGGAATTCATGAGGACAGCTCCTTACCAGACGATCTTTCCAGGGCTTGCCATAACCTTCATTGTGATCATTTTCAGCATTCTTGGAGACGGTATGAGGGATATCCTTGACCCAAACCACGAAGGAGGCGAAATCGATTGA
- a CDS encoding ABC transporter ATP-binding protein: protein MSLLEIRDLSVDFPAEENTVKAVSHVFFNIREGETFGIIGESGSGKSVIGLSLLRLLPTNAIVSGTVFFHGQDLFSLRPSELRKIRGKHISLMPQNPAGALNPVLKNRLQIEEVFEERGVDKKEGMKKSLRLMKKLLLRNPEKLCDLYPHQLSGGMRQRLIACMSLSFEPELLIADEPTKGLDPEAKEGAVELFTKIKKECGKTMLLITHDLDLALEVCDRIAVMYAGEIVELDEASKVLNAPSHPYTKGLIRAQPRNGLVPLSGQSPSRISLPEGCFFHERCRYSSIECFRIHPEMKKHKGGWIRCHFQSLK from the coding sequence TTGAGCCTGCTTGAAATAAGAGACCTTTCGGTTGATTTTCCTGCAGAGGAAAACACTGTAAAAGCAGTTTCTCATGTCTTCTTTAATATAAGAGAAGGAGAGACTTTTGGGATAATTGGGGAAAGCGGGTCAGGGAAATCTGTTATTGGTCTTTCCTTGCTGAGGCTTCTTCCGACAAATGCAATTGTCTCAGGAACAGTGTTTTTTCATGGGCAGGACCTTTTTTCTCTTAGACCTTCAGAACTCAGGAAAATTAGGGGAAAACACATTTCGCTCATGCCTCAGAATCCTGCTGGAGCCCTGAACCCTGTTCTGAAAAACCGGCTTCAAATAGAGGAGGTTTTCGAAGAAAGAGGAGTTGACAAAAAGGAAGGGATGAAAAAATCGCTGAGGCTTATGAAAAAACTTCTTTTGAGAAACCCAGAAAAACTTTGCGACCTCTATCCCCACCAGCTATCTGGAGGCATGAGGCAGAGGTTGATAGCTTGCATGTCTCTTTCTTTTGAGCCCGAACTTCTGATTGCGGATGAACCTACAAAAGGGCTGGACCCCGAGGCAAAAGAAGGAGCAGTGGAGCTTTTTACTAAAATTAAAAAAGAGTGTGGGAAGACGATGCTCCTGATCACTCATGACCTTGATCTGGCTCTTGAGGTTTGCGACCGGATAGCTGTGATGTATGCAGGAGAGATTGTGGAACTGGATGAGGCTTCGAAAGTTTTGAACGCACCCTCGCATCCCTATACAAAAGGGCTCATCAGAGCTCAGCCGAGAAACGGGCTTGTTCCCCTGAGCGGGCAGAGCCCAAGCAGGATAAGCCTTCCTGAAGGCTGCTTTTTCCATGAGAGGTGCAGGTACTCGAGTATCGAGTGCTTCAGAATACACCCTGAAATGAAAAAACATAAGGGAGGATGGATCAGGTGTCACTTCCAGTCCTTGAAGTAA